The following proteins are encoded in a genomic region of Maylandia zebra isolate NMK-2024a linkage group LG1, Mzebra_GT3a, whole genome shotgun sequence:
- the mtmr10 gene encoding myotubularin-related protein 10 isoform X1, producing MFPAKVTKPTFKCYLPPAQTDVKNTVEKPLKKLEAKLLSGEIVVNEVNFVRKCISTENNQEGLWGKLICTNFKVSFIPQDTSPKQKSTLSHLLLGEHDIPLTCLEQVVTVNDTKGKKKVLGSNQKLKFNPTELILYCKDLRMIRFCFEEAGPESARKVCLAIAHYSHPADLQLLFGFEYQGRRYHESKEERVNGSTPRGLQTPIFDRSSDWDREIKRTNASEWRVCSINQSYTVSSSLPEHIVVPSSLTDQDLMQYASSFTDRRIPMWCWSHSNGSALVRMASLTDPLQLKKTEQKIFAAITKSHPQRNEPFRSDLDKSLPSILDIQSAFVKLRQICILDPFEESEERWLSTIENSRWLEYVRAFLKHSAEMVYHLEGGNSSVILQEEEDRDLNCVVSALMQLMLDPRYRSLIGFQSLVQKEWVMAGHRFLDRCNHLKKNDKEESPLFLLFLDCVWQIMNQYPAAFEFTETYLTVLSDSMWIPLFSTFLFSSSKQRAQHLMDFAKHKAIPQGEDQVVYFPPVWEWSQQFSTKDQTLFNNPMYVGKGAACVQNGEVKTFKRKQKAYSSTLRGTPTNLRNGVKGGEESLTRRSSLANELKSELTPVKDLSPSERFFKDWFSRPADLQGLLIPLLMPSHMAFWKLFFLRWVPEACISKGGPVTTYHKLSQLVDEIEILQSQLRQYKGTSPGNTPLTSSGGNPTDQRRMYFQASSPDDPSTPPECLTSSFPFTPTGNLSRRTVQGTPISKFLNGARIWLSTETLANDTV from the exons ATGTTTCCTGCCAAAGTCACGAAACCGACCTTCAAGTGTTATCTCCCTCCTGCTCAG ACTGATGTGAAGAATACAGTTGAAAAACCTCTTAAAAAGTTGGAGGCAAAGTTGCTTTcag GTGAGATAGTAGTTAATGAGGTGAACTTTGTGAGGAAATGTATCAGCACTGAAAACAACCAAGAAGGCCTTTGGGGGAAGCTGATATGTACCAACTTTAAGGTGTCCTTCATTCCTCAGGACACTTCACCAAAGCAG AAGTCCACGTTGTCCCACCTGCTGCTCGGAGAGCATGACATCCCCCTGACCTGTCTGGAGCAAGTAGTAACAG TGAATGATACAAAGGGAAAGAAGAAAGTATTGGGCTCCAACCAGAAGCTGAAGTTCAACCCCACTGAGCTCATACTGTACTGCAAAGACTTGCGCATGATACGGTTCTGTTTTGAAGAAGCTGGACCTGAAAGTGCCAGAAAG GTTTGCCTGGCTATTGCCCACTACTCTCATCCAGCTGATCTTCAACTGCTGTTTGGCTTTGAGTATCAAGGACGGCGATACCATGAATCTAAAG aGGAACGAGTCAATGGTTCCACCCCGAGAGGATTACAGACCCCCATTTTTGACCGTTCCTCTGATTGGGATCGGGAAATCAAGAGAACGAATGCTTCAGAGTGGAGAGTGTGCTCCATCAACCAGAGTTATACCGTCTCCTCAAG tcTTCCAGAGCACATTGTAGTCCCGTCATCTCTGACAGATCAAGATCTGATGCAGTATGCATCATCATTCACTGATCGTCGCATCCCT ATGTGGTGCTGGAGTCACTCCAATGGGAGTGCTCTTGTCCGGATGGCCAGCTTAACTGATCCATTACAGCTAAAGAAGACTGAGCAGAA AATCTTTGCCGCTATCACAAAAAGCCACCCACAGCGCAATGAACCGTTTAGATCGGATCTGGACAAGAGTCTGCCTTCTATCCTGGACATCCAGAgcgcatttgttaaactgaggCAGATATGTATCCTAG ATCCGTTTGAGGAGTCTGAGGAGAGGTGGCTTTCAACCATTGAAAACTCTCGATGGCTTGAATATGTCAG ggcctttttaaaacactcTGCTGAGATGGTCTATCACTTAGAGGGAGGGAATTCCTCTGTCATTCTTCAAG AAGAGGAAGACCGAGACCTAAACTGTGTAGTATCCGCATTGATGCAGCTCATGTTGGACCCTCGCTATCGCAGCCTCATTGGCTTTCAGAGTTTGGTGCAGAAGGAGTGGGTGATGGCTGGCCATCGCTTCTTGGACAGATGCAACCACTTgaagaaaaatgacaaagagGAG TCCCCACTGTTCCTGTTGTTCCTGGACTGCGTGTGGCAGATTATGAACCAGTACCCAGCAGCATTTGAGTTCACAGAGACCTATCTGACAGTACTGAGTGACAGCATGTGGATCCCACTGTTCAGTACTTTCCTGTTCAGTTCATCCAAGCAGCGTGCCCAGCACTTGATG GACTTTGCCAAGCACAAAGCCATCCCTCAAGGAGAAGACCAGGTTGTGTATTTCCCTCCAGTTTGGGAGTGGTCACAGCAGTTCTCAACTAAAGATCAAACCCTCTTTAACAACCCCATGTATGTAGGCAAAGGAGCTGCCTGTGTTCAGAACGGTGAAGTGAAAACCTTCAAACGCAAG CAGAAAGCCTACAGTTCCACATTACGAGGGACGCCCACAAATCTGCGTAATGGGGTAAAGGGTGGGGAGGAGTCCCTGACCCGACGAAGCTCTCTAGCTAACGAGTTGAAGTCTGAGCTGACACCAGTGAAAGACTTAAGTCCATCTGAGCGCTTCTTCAAGGACTGGTTCTCTCGACCCGCTGACCTGCAGGGCCTGCTGATTCCCTTGCTCATGCCCTCTCATATGGCTTTTTGGAAGCTCTTCTTTCTCCGTTGGGTTCCTGAAGCCTGCATCTCCAAAGGAGGCCCAGTCACCACCTACCACAAGCTCTCCCAGCTGGTTGATGAAATTGAGATACTGCAGAGCCAACTCAGGCAATATAAGGGAACCAGTCCAGGCAACACACCACTCACCAGCTCAGGTGGAAACCCTACAGACCAACGGAGGATGTATTTTCAAGCCAGTTCTCCTGATGACCCCTCTACACCTCCAGAATGCCTTACATCTTCCTTTCCTTTCACCCCAACGGGCAACCTTTCCCGCCGCACTGTCCAAGGGACTCCCATTAGCAAATTTCTGAATGGTGCAAGGATCTGGCTCTCAACAGAGACTCTTGCTAATGACACCGTCTGA
- the mtmr10 gene encoding myotubularin-related protein 10 isoform X2, with amino-acid sequence MFPAKVTKPTFKCYLPPAQTDVKNTVEKPLKKLEAKLLSGEIVVNEVNFVRKCISTENNQEGLWGKLICTNFKVSFIPQDTSPKQKSTLSHLLLGEHDIPLTCLEQVVTVNDTKGKKKVLGSNQKLKFNPTELILYCKDLRMIRFCFEEAGPESARKVCLAIAHYSHPADLQLLFGFEYQGRRYHESKEERVNGSTPRGLQTPIFDRSSDWDREIKRTNASEWRVCSINQSYTVSSSLPEHIVVPSSLTDQDLMQYASSFTDRRIPMWCWSHSNGSALVRMASLTDPLQLKKTEQKIFAAITKSHPQRNEPFRSDLDKSLPSILDIQSAFVKLRQICILDPFEESEERWLSTIENSRWLEYVRAFLKHSAEMVYHLEGGNSSVILQEEEDRDLNCVVSALMQLMLDPRYRSLIGFQSLVQKEWVMAGHRFLDRCNHLKKNDKEESPLFLLFLDCVWQIMNQYPAAFEFTETYLTVLSDSMWIPLFSTFLFSSSKQRAQHLMDFAKHKAIPQGEDQVVYFPPVWEWSQQFSTKDQTLFNNPMYVGKGAACVQNGEVKTFKRKKAYSSTLRGTPTNLRNGVKGGEESLTRRSSLANELKSELTPVKDLSPSERFFKDWFSRPADLQGLLIPLLMPSHMAFWKLFFLRWVPEACISKGGPVTTYHKLSQLVDEIEILQSQLRQYKGTSPGNTPLTSSGGNPTDQRRMYFQASSPDDPSTPPECLTSSFPFTPTGNLSRRTVQGTPISKFLNGARIWLSTETLANDTV; translated from the exons ATGTTTCCTGCCAAAGTCACGAAACCGACCTTCAAGTGTTATCTCCCTCCTGCTCAG ACTGATGTGAAGAATACAGTTGAAAAACCTCTTAAAAAGTTGGAGGCAAAGTTGCTTTcag GTGAGATAGTAGTTAATGAGGTGAACTTTGTGAGGAAATGTATCAGCACTGAAAACAACCAAGAAGGCCTTTGGGGGAAGCTGATATGTACCAACTTTAAGGTGTCCTTCATTCCTCAGGACACTTCACCAAAGCAG AAGTCCACGTTGTCCCACCTGCTGCTCGGAGAGCATGACATCCCCCTGACCTGTCTGGAGCAAGTAGTAACAG TGAATGATACAAAGGGAAAGAAGAAAGTATTGGGCTCCAACCAGAAGCTGAAGTTCAACCCCACTGAGCTCATACTGTACTGCAAAGACTTGCGCATGATACGGTTCTGTTTTGAAGAAGCTGGACCTGAAAGTGCCAGAAAG GTTTGCCTGGCTATTGCCCACTACTCTCATCCAGCTGATCTTCAACTGCTGTTTGGCTTTGAGTATCAAGGACGGCGATACCATGAATCTAAAG aGGAACGAGTCAATGGTTCCACCCCGAGAGGATTACAGACCCCCATTTTTGACCGTTCCTCTGATTGGGATCGGGAAATCAAGAGAACGAATGCTTCAGAGTGGAGAGTGTGCTCCATCAACCAGAGTTATACCGTCTCCTCAAG tcTTCCAGAGCACATTGTAGTCCCGTCATCTCTGACAGATCAAGATCTGATGCAGTATGCATCATCATTCACTGATCGTCGCATCCCT ATGTGGTGCTGGAGTCACTCCAATGGGAGTGCTCTTGTCCGGATGGCCAGCTTAACTGATCCATTACAGCTAAAGAAGACTGAGCAGAA AATCTTTGCCGCTATCACAAAAAGCCACCCACAGCGCAATGAACCGTTTAGATCGGATCTGGACAAGAGTCTGCCTTCTATCCTGGACATCCAGAgcgcatttgttaaactgaggCAGATATGTATCCTAG ATCCGTTTGAGGAGTCTGAGGAGAGGTGGCTTTCAACCATTGAAAACTCTCGATGGCTTGAATATGTCAG ggcctttttaaaacactcTGCTGAGATGGTCTATCACTTAGAGGGAGGGAATTCCTCTGTCATTCTTCAAG AAGAGGAAGACCGAGACCTAAACTGTGTAGTATCCGCATTGATGCAGCTCATGTTGGACCCTCGCTATCGCAGCCTCATTGGCTTTCAGAGTTTGGTGCAGAAGGAGTGGGTGATGGCTGGCCATCGCTTCTTGGACAGATGCAACCACTTgaagaaaaatgacaaagagGAG TCCCCACTGTTCCTGTTGTTCCTGGACTGCGTGTGGCAGATTATGAACCAGTACCCAGCAGCATTTGAGTTCACAGAGACCTATCTGACAGTACTGAGTGACAGCATGTGGATCCCACTGTTCAGTACTTTCCTGTTCAGTTCATCCAAGCAGCGTGCCCAGCACTTGATG GACTTTGCCAAGCACAAAGCCATCCCTCAAGGAGAAGACCAGGTTGTGTATTTCCCTCCAGTTTGGGAGTGGTCACAGCAGTTCTCAACTAAAGATCAAACCCTCTTTAACAACCCCATGTATGTAGGCAAAGGAGCTGCCTGTGTTCAGAACGGTGAAGTGAAAACCTTCAAACGCAAG AAAGCCTACAGTTCCACATTACGAGGGACGCCCACAAATCTGCGTAATGGGGTAAAGGGTGGGGAGGAGTCCCTGACCCGACGAAGCTCTCTAGCTAACGAGTTGAAGTCTGAGCTGACACCAGTGAAAGACTTAAGTCCATCTGAGCGCTTCTTCAAGGACTGGTTCTCTCGACCCGCTGACCTGCAGGGCCTGCTGATTCCCTTGCTCATGCCCTCTCATATGGCTTTTTGGAAGCTCTTCTTTCTCCGTTGGGTTCCTGAAGCCTGCATCTCCAAAGGAGGCCCAGTCACCACCTACCACAAGCTCTCCCAGCTGGTTGATGAAATTGAGATACTGCAGAGCCAACTCAGGCAATATAAGGGAACCAGTCCAGGCAACACACCACTCACCAGCTCAGGTGGAAACCCTACAGACCAACGGAGGATGTATTTTCAAGCCAGTTCTCCTGATGACCCCTCTACACCTCCAGAATGCCTTACATCTTCCTTTCCTTTCACCCCAACGGGCAACCTTTCCCGCCGCACTGTCCAAGGGACTCCCATTAGCAAATTTCTGAATGGTGCAAGGATCTGGCTCTCAACAGAGACTCTTGCTAATGACACCGTCTGA
- the atxn1l gene encoding ataxin-1-like has translation MKPAQERNQECLPPKKRDLPISNSSSGAGGTVGGGVPVGGANSGAGSAAGGIAEEEVVSIQNCGASSETQGGTPSGEWLRAQPGLHYGVDNSDSIPAVPVDQYSMLYKVALPSATYSPTSLHPVLSHISPAYTVHSPLLQHHPGIPYSPLGYAQIPHSSLQFVSSPYAAVPYALPPGFVPGSLISPSGTIPQPHAVSHLVPYPSVIQEGVVSPPPQAQVAAHTFAKVAASSGVPLMLPSEQAAQQHLGTVGVLPATELSSRGMPIFCHPQGARGATAVRDCHSSQQENELEVNGGDKEQGAREVVPDSVYTARNARLLQVASSSASQEHSQDKVLQNRRLEERSSPGQRSTPDSDLEVQQVVGRLVSSNQSGIGARKEVSFAPLNLSQGGHRARDVHGESPGVISSRTAYAAQNASYSDHRVTALQQQAGQPGHAVMLANGQPVLIPLECHPHQQPQQHYPGQANDASASHASTTLASPSPSFKASDSSARVCLSERVEPITAQQQPLPQPPVQPTADATQALTSSLAPAPASCNPSHFMKGAIIQLATGELKRVEDLQTQDFVRSAEVSGGLKIDSSLVMDIRASQQRPGLVSLHFTVGEQQSKVTIDVPPEHPFFVFGQGWSSCSPERTAQLYGLACHHLQVGDMCVSITLQQQQQPPLPPQQQKQPQHHHSQTQQQQNLSRTISKANAISGPGHQLMGPPAPQQSRPPSHFRLDRIHRERQKDGEKDLADKEEATQLGAVGRTESPIRPSRTSGEHPRSQSSYHLHTEGSAFAEAGMGAMQAAVGASQRRWSSPGLRRYSMKGDEGPRPQIISSSHTRPSFIPQEVKLSIEGRSNAGK, from the exons ATGAAACCAGCTCAGGAGCGTAATCAGGAGTGCCTGCCTCCTAAGAAAAGGGATCTCCCAATAagtaacagcagcagtggagcTGGAGGGACAGTGGGAGGTGGGGTTCCAGTCGGAGGGGCTAACAGCGGAGCTGGCAGTGCTGCTGGTGGTATTGCAGAAGAGGAAGTGGTTTCCATCCAGAATTGTGGAGCCAGCAGTGAAACTCAGGGAGGGACCCCCTCTGGAGAGTGGCTGCGAGCTCAGCCAGGGCTTCATTATGGAGTGGATAATTCTGACAGCATACCGGCAGTGCCCGTTGACCAGTACAGTATGCTCTACAAAGTGGCCCTTCCATCTGCTACCTACTCACCTACCAGTTTACACCCAGTGTTAAGCCACATTTCTCCAGCCTATACTGTACACTCTCCCCTCCTGCAGCATCATCCTGGCATTCCCTATTCCCCTCTTGGTTATGCACAGATCCCTCATTCTTCTCTCCAGTTTGTCAGTTCCCCTTATGCAGCAGTACCTTACGCGCTCCCCCCTGGTTTTGTCCCAGGATCATTAATCTCTCCCTCAGGGACCATCCCGCAGCCCCATGCTGTGTCCCACCTTGTTCCCTACCCATCTGTCATACAAGAAGGTGTTGTTTCTCCACCTCCTCAGGCCCAGGTGGCTGCTCATACCTTTGCCAAAGTTGCAGCTTCCAGTGGTGTCCCACTGATGCTGCCCTCAGAGCAAGCTGCCCAGCAGCACCTTGGTACTGTTGGAGTCCTGCCTGCAACAGAGCTTAGCTCCCGAGGGATGCCCATCTTCTGCCACCCTCAGGGAGCAAGGGGTGCCACTGCTGTCAGAGACTGCCACAGTTCCCAGCAGGAGAATGAATTGGAGGTGAATGGAGGGGACAAAGAGCAGGGAGCCAGAGAGGTTGTACCAGACTCGGTCTACACTGCCAGAAATGCACGTCTACTACAGgttgcatccagctcagcatcaCAGGAGCACAGCCAAGACAAAGTCCTGCAGAACCGAAGACTGGAAGAGAGAAGTTCTCCTGGTCAGCGCAGCACTCCGGACAGTGACCTGGAG GTGCAGCAGGTGGTTGGGCGTTTGGTTTCCTCTAACCAAAGTGGTATCGGAGCACGGAAAGAGGTCTCCTTTGCTCCCTTGAACCTCTCTCAGGGTGGCCACAGAGCCAGAGATGTCCACGGAGAGAGTCCAGGTGTAATTTCCAGCCGAACGGCGTATGCGGCGCAGAACGCGAGTTACAGTGATCACAGAGTCACCGCCCTCCAGCAGCAAGCAGGACAGCCAGGCCACGCTGTCATGCTTGCCAATGGGCAACCGGTACTTATTCCCTTGGAGTGTCATCCGCATCAGCAACCACAGCAACACTACCCGGGACAGGCTAATGATGCCTCAGCCAGCCATGCCTCTACCACACTGGCCTCCCCTAGCCCAAGCTTTAAAGCCTCTGATTCTTCAGCCAGAGTGTGCCTCTCTGAAAGGGTGGAGCCAATCACAGCTCAGCAGCAGCCTCTCCCGCAGCCTCCAGTCCAGCCTACAGCAGATGCGACTCAGGCCTTAACTTCAAGCCTTGCTCCCGCACCGGCTTCTTGCAACCCATCGCACTTCATGAAGGGGGCAATTATTCAGCTGGCTACTGGGGAGCTGAAGCGTGTGGAGGACCTGCAGACTCAGGATTTTGTGCGTAGCGCCGAAGTGAGCGGAGGGCTTAAAATCGACTCAAGCTTGGTGATGGACATCCGCGCCAGCCAGCAGAGACCCGGCCTGGTTTCACTTCATTTTACTGTGGGGGAGCAGCAGAGCAAAGTGACCATCGACGTGCCCCCGGAGCACCCCTTCTTTGTCTTTGGCCAGGGATGGTCATCTTGCAGCCCCGAACGCACGGCCCAGCTCTACGGCTTGGCCTGCCATCATCTACAAGTTGGTGACATGTGTGTGTCCATcaccctgcagcagcagcagcagccaccgCTTCCTCCACAACAACAGAAGCAACCACAGCACCATCATTCACAAACGCAACAACAACAGAACCTGTCCAGGACTATAAGCAAAGCCAATGCTATATCAGGACCTGGTCACCAGCTAATGGGGCCTCCAGCCCCTCAGCAGTCACGGCCACCATCTCATTTCAGGTTGGACCGCATtcacagagaaagacagaaggATGGAGAGAAAGATTTGGCCGATAAAGAGGAAGCCACACAGCTCGGGGCTGTAGGCCGCACTGAGTCGCCCATCAGACCAAGTAGGACCTCAGGAGAGCATCCAAGGAGCCAGAGCAGTTACCACTTGCACACAGAAGGCTCTGCTTTTGCAGAGGCAGGGATGGGAGCAATGCAGGCTGCAGTAGGTGCCTCACAGAGACGCTGGTCCTCGCCTGGCCTCCGAAGATACAGTATGAAGGGAGACGAAGGGCCACGCCCTCAGATAATCAGCTCCAGCCACACAAGGCCTTCTTTCATCCCACAGGAGGTCAAACTGTCCATTGAGGGGCGCTCTAATGCAGGGAAGTAG